The region TGATTTGAATTTGTCCTTCATCAATAACATTAGCTTTAACACCAATAGCATTCTGCGATATCAAATCAGACATATCCTGTCCATTAACAACAACTTTATGTAAATTCGCTACAGGCATAATATAATATTCAGCATCACCAGAAACATCAGTTACATTTGGTTTACCTGTTCCAGAGTCTGTAGAAGACGCATCATCAGCAGGAACATCAGCTGGTGAGAAATTACTAGTCACAACCAAAAAAATCATAATTGTAAATAAAATATCTATAAGTGGAACTAAATTAATACCAGGTTTTTGATCAAGAACCTTTTTCTTATATGATCTAATATCAATCCTCATAAAATCACTTATTGTCTTAATTTACTTTCAATTATTTCAGCATTAACATTACATTTTTCCAATATAATATTTGAAATACTTTTATCTAACATACTTGGTTTAAATGAAACTTTAATATTTGCATAAGGATCTGAAATTAACCTAGTATTAACAACACCTTCAGCTTCTTGAAGAGCTTCTAAAGCACATTCAACATTAGCTTCAACCCTTATTTTAACTACTGCATAACCCCAATTAGTCATTTTTGTAGCTAATTCAATTTTATCCATTTCATTTTCAACTAAACCTTGAATATAAGTATGAAGAGGCAACAATATAATAGCTACAAATAATC is a window of uncultured Methanobrevibacter sp. DNA encoding:
- a CDS encoding biopolymer transporter ExbD; its protein translation is MRIDIRSYKKKVLDQKPGINLVPLIDILFTIMIFLVVTSNFSPADVPADDASSTDSGTGKPNVTDVSGDAEYYIMPVANLHKVVVNGQDMSDLISQNAIGVKANVIDEGQIQIKPGEIDITTPPGVSPKDAVRSPNTS